A stretch of the Flavobacterium aquiphilum genome encodes the following:
- the rimK gene encoding 30S ribosomal protein S6--L-glutamate ligase, with amino-acid sequence MLQNKLILGSEEWCSFPELGIPTIKARVDSGAKTSALHAINIAPFIKNDTNWVKFDINPIQNNIKTVIHCEAPMVDKRIVKSSSGFREHRYVIQTLIAIGDAKWPIEMTLTNRDSMGFRMLLGREAMSGRILVDPSQKYLLGQPSAESLTELYKNSEKATSGLRIGLLASNPELYSNKRIMEAGEMRGHEMHFLNIKECYMKLDAKKPEIHYRGGKILNQFDAIIPRIRPSITFYGCALTRQFEALKVFCLNSSTAITQSRDKLFSLQLLLNHGVDIPTTGFANSPLDTDDLIKMVGGPPLIVKLLEGTQGKGVVLAETKKAAESVINAFKSLNANILVQEFIKEANGKDIRCFVIDGKVVAAIQREAMPGEFRANIHLGGTASVIKVTAEEKKIAIKAAKAMDLKVAGVDIIRSAKGPLLLEVNSSPGLEGIEGATNKDIAREMIKAIEKNFKIK; translated from the coding sequence ATGCTTCAAAACAAACTCATACTCGGGAGTGAAGAATGGTGCTCTTTCCCTGAATTAGGAATTCCCACAATTAAAGCCCGTGTCGATTCCGGTGCAAAAACATCAGCTTTGCACGCCATCAATATTGCGCCATTTATTAAGAATGACACCAATTGGGTAAAGTTTGACATCAATCCTATTCAAAACAATATCAAAACAGTCATTCATTGTGAAGCTCCAATGGTTGATAAAAGAATCGTGAAAAGCTCTAGCGGATTTAGGGAACATCGCTATGTAATCCAAACCTTAATTGCAATTGGCGATGCCAAATGGCCTATTGAAATGACCTTGACCAATCGTGACTCTATGGGTTTCAGAATGCTTTTGGGACGCGAAGCCATGAGCGGAAGAATTTTGGTTGATCCGTCACAAAAATACCTTTTAGGACAACCAAGTGCTGAAAGTCTAACCGAATTATATAAAAACTCGGAAAAAGCAACATCTGGTTTAAGAATTGGGCTTTTGGCTAGCAATCCTGAATTATACAGCAACAAAAGAATCATGGAAGCCGGAGAAATGCGAGGCCATGAAATGCACTTTTTGAACATCAAGGAATGCTACATGAAACTTGACGCCAAAAAGCCTGAAATTCATTATCGCGGCGGAAAAATATTAAATCAGTTTGACGCCATTATCCCTAGAATCAGGCCAAGCATCACCTTTTACGGCTGTGCCCTAACTCGTCAATTTGAAGCTTTAAAAGTATTTTGTCTAAACTCTTCGACTGCAATCACACAATCGAGAGACAAACTATTTTCTTTACAATTACTACTTAATCATGGTGTTGACATTCCAACGACAGGATTTGCCAACTCCCCTTTAGATACCGATGATCTGATAAAAATGGTTGGCGGACCACCACTTATCGTAAAATTATTGGAAGGAACCCAAGGAAAAGGAGTTGTATTGGCCGAAACCAAAAAAGCCGCAGAAAGTGTTATCAACGCTTTCAAAAGCCTAAATGCTAATATTTTGGTTCAAGAATTCATCAAAGAAGCCAACGGAAAAGATATTCGTTGTTTTGTGATTGATGGCAAAGTGGTCGCCGCTATTCAAAGAGAAGCCATGCCGGGTGAATTTAGAGCCAATATACATTTGGGAGGAACAGCTTCAGTGATTAAAGTTACAGCAGAGGAAAAAAAAATTGCCATAAAAGCTGCAAAAGCAATGGATTTAAAAGTTGCCGGTGTGGATATTATTCGCTCCGCAAAAGGGCCTTTATTGCTTGAAGTAAATTCATCGCCCGGGCTTGAAGGAATCGAAGGTGCTACGAATAAAGACATCGCTAGAGAAATGATCAAAGCCATTGAAAAGAACTTTAAGATAAAATAA
- a CDS encoding DUF421 domain-containing protein has product MNPYLDIIIRSTAVYLFMVVALRIFGKKELSQLNTADVILILLISNSVQNAMVGNDTTLWGGLAAATILFAINFILKKLTYRYKKFSDFMLEKPEILIHNGNLDFKNLSKLDITSDELKEAMREHGVEYFKDVKLAMLEIDGNISIISGESNLKQTHYKRRKNRKNLTQGI; this is encoded by the coding sequence ATGAATCCCTACTTAGACATCATTATCCGTAGTACCGCTGTGTATTTATTCATGGTGGTTGCATTGCGTATTTTTGGAAAAAAAGAACTATCGCAACTTAACACTGCCGATGTCATTTTGATTTTACTGATAAGCAACTCCGTTCAAAATGCGATGGTAGGTAACGACACAACACTTTGGGGAGGTTTAGCGGCAGCGACTATACTTTTTGCAATTAATTTTATTCTAAAGAAATTAACATATCGCTATAAAAAATTCAGCGATTTCATGCTTGAAAAGCCCGAAATCCTAATTCATAACGGAAATTTAGATTTCAAAAACCTAAGCAAATTAGACATCACTTCGGATGAATTGAAAGAAGCGATGAGAGAACATGGCGTTGAATATTTTAAGGATGTAAAACTCGCCATGCTGGAAATTGACGGAAACATAAGCATCATCTCAGGCGAAAGCAATTTAAAACAAACCCATTACAAAAGAAGAAAAAACCGCAAGAATCTAACTCAGGGAATTTAG
- a CDS encoding inorganic phosphate transporter has protein sequence MTLLIIIIVLALIFDYINGFHDAANAIATVVATKVLSPFQAVIWAAFFNFLAYWVFGLGVANTVAKTADTSEITLVVILAGVIAAIIWNLFTWWQGIPSSSSHTLIGGFAGAAIAHAIALHGFSDYAVVQDGAQVTKHWYEVVSWYKAGKDGGMPSGVVIIIAFIVLAPLLGALISYFISIWLLYSSKKSIYPKLFSIALMIASIWFIYGEMVPFDKIEKPRFESHFWSIVFESHNIKWFLVAFIILSISTFTLVFSSLNLNRADAVLRRMQLLSSAAFSLGHGGNDSQKVMGIIAAAVAVYIKTSGIDIISLPEWLQVVLPDDDKGIKGVMPEWIPLGCYTVIALGTLSGGWKIVKTMGSKITKVTSFEGVAAETAGALTLYFTEHFKVPVSTTHTITGSIIGVGLTKRVSAVRWGVTISLLWAWVLTIPVSALLAAIVYYFLRVFI, from the coding sequence ATGACTTTACTCATAATTATTATAGTTTTAGCATTAATTTTTGATTACATCAATGGTTTTCATGATGCGGCCAATGCTATTGCTACAGTTGTTGCTACCAAGGTGTTATCACCATTTCAGGCGGTAATTTGGGCAGCTTTTTTCAACTTCCTGGCGTATTGGGTTTTTGGTTTGGGTGTTGCCAATACCGTTGCCAAAACCGCCGATACAAGCGAAATTACCCTAGTCGTGATTCTTGCGGGAGTTATAGCGGCAATAATTTGGAATTTATTTACTTGGTGGCAGGGAATTCCTTCCAGTTCTTCACATACTTTGATCGGAGGATTTGCAGGTGCTGCTATTGCTCACGCGATTGCTTTACACGGATTTTCGGATTATGCAGTAGTTCAGGACGGAGCGCAGGTTACTAAACATTGGTACGAGGTAGTGTCTTGGTATAAGGCAGGAAAGGATGGAGGAATGCCTTCCGGGGTAGTAATAATAATTGCCTTTATTGTGCTTGCCCCTTTATTGGGAGCTTTGATTTCGTATTTCATTTCCATTTGGTTGCTGTACTCTTCTAAGAAAAGTATATATCCTAAGTTGTTCTCTATTGCATTAATGATAGCGTCAATTTGGTTTATTTATGGTGAAATGGTACCGTTTGATAAAATCGAAAAACCACGTTTTGAATCGCATTTTTGGAGTATTGTATTTGAATCGCATAATATAAAATGGTTTTTGGTGGCATTTATTATACTGTCTATCTCAACTTTTACACTAGTATTCAGTAGTTTAAATTTGAATAGGGCTGATGCTGTTTTAAGAAGAATGCAATTACTTTCATCAGCTGCATTTAGTTTGGGTCATGGAGGTAATGATTCACAAAAAGTAATGGGAATTATTGCAGCGGCAGTTGCTGTTTATATAAAGACTAGCGGTATCGATATTATTAGTTTGCCAGAATGGCTGCAGGTAGTGTTGCCAGACGATGACAAAGGAATAAAAGGAGTAATGCCAGAATGGATTCCATTAGGATGTTATACCGTAATTGCTTTGGGAACATTGAGTGGCGGTTGGAAAATTGTAAAAACAATGGGTTCCAAAATTACCAAAGTTACCTCTTTTGAAGGTGTTGCGGCTGAGACTGCAGGTGCTTTGACACTTTATTTTACAGAGCATTTTAAAGTTCCTGTAAGTACGACACACACTATTACGGGATCCATTATCGGAGTTGGATTAACTAAAAGGGTTTCTGCCGTTCGATGGGGAGTAACTATCAGTTTACTTTGGGCATGGGTGTTAACTATTCCTGTTTCGGCTTTATTGGCTGCGATAGTGTACTATTTCCTGAGAGTATTTATTTAA
- a CDS encoding DUF47 domain-containing protein, whose product MSLNSIFQFLVPKDKKFFPLFEEASSNLIELASNLHEAVNLPLKEREALFHKIDELEQRGEDITRQTNLELSRNFITPFDREDIHSLVTSIDYVADYLHGAASRMRLYQVDKITKSIRKMTEINLEACQNIAIAVKELKDLSNMKTITNACAKINKLENKSDMVYNKAVFEIFENETDAKNIIKYKEVLSVLESATDKCKSVASVLESITVKHS is encoded by the coding sequence ATGTCATTAAATAGTATTTTTCAATTTTTGGTTCCAAAGGACAAAAAATTCTTTCCACTTTTCGAAGAGGCGTCAAGTAATCTAATCGAATTGGCTTCAAATTTACACGAAGCGGTTAATCTTCCTTTGAAGGAAAGAGAAGCTTTGTTTCATAAAATAGATGAATTGGAGCAAAGAGGGGAAGACATTACACGTCAAACCAATTTGGAATTAAGCAGAAATTTTATCACTCCTTTTGATAGAGAAGATATACACTCTTTGGTTACTTCTATTGATTATGTTGCGGATTATTTGCATGGTGCTGCTTCGAGAATGCGTTTGTACCAAGTGGATAAAATCACAAAATCAATTCGTAAAATGACCGAAATCAACCTTGAAGCCTGTCAAAATATTGCTATTGCAGTGAAAGAATTGAAGGATTTGAGCAATATGAAAACCATAACCAACGCTTGTGCCAAAATTAATAAGTTGGAAAATAAATCGGATATGGTATATAATAAAGCCGTTTTCGAAATTTTCGAAAACGAAACCGATGCCAAGAATATCATTAAATATAAAGAAGTATTGTCAGTTTTAGAATCTGCAACTGATAAATGTAAGAGTGTTGCCAGTGTTTTAGAATCTATTACGGTAAAACATTCTTAA